Sequence from the Clostridium botulinum genome:
AAAGCAAAATAATACTAAAAATATAGGAGTACTAGTAAAAGGGGTATTTAATCCATTTTTTTCACAGATGATAAATGTTATAGGTAACATTATAGATAGATCAGGTTATACAATGATATTAGAACAAAATGATTACAACTTTTATCAAGATGTAGAAAGTCTTATAGGCTTTATAAAAGAAAAGAAGTTACAAGGAGTTATTTGTTTAGGTGGAAATTTTATTGATATAAAAGAAGATAGTTTTTCGGATATAGAAACTCCAATAGTGTTGACATCTGTTAATACTATATCTAAAAAGGGAAAGAAACATTATTCTTCAATAGGAATAGATAATGTTAAAGCTTCTTATGATGCAACTAAATACTTAATTGAAAAAGGTCATAAAAAGATAGCTCTTATTTTAGGTGATGAAAATGATTTGGGAATTAGTTGGTGGAGACTTAAGGGGTATAGAAATGCTTTAGAAGATAATAATATTGAAATTGATGATGAACTTGAATTAATTGGAGATTATTCTTGTGAAAAAGCATATAAAGAAACTATAAATCTTATAAAAAATAGAAAAGATGTAAGTGCTATTTTTGCACTTTCAGATATTATGGCCATAGGAGTAGCGAAAGCAGTTGTAGATAGTGGGTTGAAAATTGGTGATGATATTTCAATAATTGGGTTTGATGGCATGGATGAAAGTAAATATTATAATCCAGGTCTAACTACAGTAAATCAACCAAAAAGATTAATGGCTGAAACAAGTATATCATTATTATTTTCATTAATTAATGGGACACAAGAAAATAAGCAAATATTACTAGATACTAAATTAATTGAAAGAGAATCATGCAAAAATTTGATTGGGTAATAATAGACTATATTTTTAATATGGTTGATATATTTAGTAGTAAAAGTAAATTGTAATTGGACTAGATATTATTTTAGTATAGCTAGGTTCAATTACTCAGTTTACTTTATTTATAAATATATAGACAGTATATTAAAATATAGCTAAATCATAAAGACATAAGGGGGAGAAAAAATGAGAAGAAGCAGTGGAATCATAATGCATATTGCATCTTTGCCAGGGGAATTTGGAATAGGAACATTTGGAAAAGAGGCATATGAGTTTGCAGATTTTTTGAAAGAATCACATCAAAAGTATTGGCAAATACTTCCTATAGGGCCAACTAGTTATGGAGATTCACCATATCAATCTTTTTCAGCATTTGCAGGAAATCCTTATTTTATAGATTTTAAACTATTAGAAGATGATGGGTTATTGGAAGGTAAAGACTATTTAAATTTAAATTTTGGAGAAGATGAAGAAGATATTGATTATGGATTAATATTTGTAGAAAAAATGAAGGTTCTAAGAAAAGCGTATGAGAGGTTTAAACTTAATTTACCAATAGATTTAAAAGAATTTGAAGAAGAAAATCAGTGGTTAGATGATTATTCTTTATATATGGCAATTAAATTAAAATTCGAATTGAAGAGTTGGCAAAAGTGGGACATAGATATTAAACTTAGAAAAAAAGAAGTATTAGATAAGTATAGAGAAGAATTAAAAGATGAAATAAATTATTGGAAGTTTATACAATATAAATTTTTTGAACAATGGAATAACTTAAAAGAATACGTAAACGATTTGGGAATTGAAATAATAGGAGATATTCCAATATATGTAGCAGAAGACAGTGCAGATATATGGGCAAATCCAAAAGCATTTTTATTAGATGAAGAGACATTATTACCATTAAGAGTTTCAGGATGTCCACCAGATAATTTTGCAGTAACAGGTCAATTATGGGGAAATCCAATTTACAATTGGGATTATATTGATAAAACTAATTATAAATGGTGGATAGATAGAATGAGACAAAGTTCAAAATTGTATGATGTTATAAGAATAGATCATTTTAGGGGATTTGAATCTTATTGGTCAATACCATATGGAGATCCGACAGCAGAAAATGGAGAATGGGTAAAAGGTCCAGGAATAAAACTCTTTAATGCCATAAAGAAAGAGCTTGGTGATATAAAGATTATAGCAGAAGATTTAGGTTTTTTAACTGATGAAGTTGTAAAATTTAGAGAAAAATCTGGTTTTCCAGGGATGAGGGTTCTTCAATTTGCCTTTTCAGGAGATGCTACAAATAGGGACTTACCTCATAACTATGAAGAAAATTGTATAGCTTATACAGGCACTCATGATAATAATACATTTAGGGGATGGCTTGAAAAGACAGGAACTGAAGAAGAAATAGAAGCTTCTATTAAATATCTAGGGTTAAATAAAGAAGAAGGATATAATTGGGGATTTATAAGAGGAGTATGGGGTAGCAAAGCATATTTATCAATAGCCCTAATACAAGATTTTCTGAATTTGGGAAATGAATCTAGAATTAATATTCCTTCAACACTTGGAAAAAATTGGCGTTGGAGAATTAAAAAAGATGTTTTTACAGATGAATTAGCAGAAAAAATTTATGAGATAACGAAAATGTATGGAAGGTGCGAAGAATAATGAAGAGAGAAGATGTAAAGCAAGGTATAGATAGATATCTAAAAGTAAAGTATGGATTAAAGTTAGAAGATGCTAAAGAATATCAAATATTTAATGCTCTTTCATTAGCTATATTAGAAGAAATAGTAGACGATTGGAATAATACAACTAAAGCTTATAATGAAAAAAGAAGTGCTAATTATTTTTCAGCAGAATATTTAATGGGTAGAGCACTTGGAAATAACCTAATAAACTTAGGTTTATATGATGAAGTTAAAGATGTATTAAAAGAATTAAATATAGATATTAACAAGGTAGAAGAAATAGAAGAAGATGCTGGACTTGGTAATGGTGGACTTGGTAGACTTGCAGCATGTTTTATGGAATCAGCAGCAACAATAGATATGCCGTTAAATGGTTATGGAATTAGATATAATAATGGGCTATTTAAACAAAATATAGATGAAGGATTTCAAACTGAAAGCGAAGATAGTTGGTTAAAATATGGAGATCCTTGGAGCATAAGAAAAGATAACGAAACTCAAGTTGTAGAATTTGAAGATATGAAAGTTAAGGCTATACCATATGATACACCCATCATAGGTT
This genomic interval carries:
- a CDS encoding LacI family DNA-binding transcriptional regulator, which encodes MNIGDIARLAGVGVSTVSRVINNHPDVKESTRERVWKIIKQNNYIPNNSARILKQNNTKNIGVLVKGVFNPFFSQMINVIGNIIDRSGYTMILEQNDYNFYQDVESLIGFIKEKKLQGVICLGGNFIDIKEDSFSDIETPIVLTSVNTISKKGKKHYSSIGIDNVKASYDATKYLIEKGHKKIALILGDENDLGISWWRLKGYRNALEDNNIEIDDELELIGDYSCEKAYKETINLIKNRKDVSAIFALSDIMAIGVAKAVVDSGLKIGDDISIIGFDGMDESKYYNPGLTTVNQPKRLMAETSISLLFSLINGTQENKQILLDTKLIERESCKNLIG
- the malQ gene encoding 4-alpha-glucanotransferase; the protein is MRRSSGIIMHIASLPGEFGIGTFGKEAYEFADFLKESHQKYWQILPIGPTSYGDSPYQSFSAFAGNPYFIDFKLLEDDGLLEGKDYLNLNFGEDEEDIDYGLIFVEKMKVLRKAYERFKLNLPIDLKEFEEENQWLDDYSLYMAIKLKFELKSWQKWDIDIKLRKKEVLDKYREELKDEINYWKFIQYKFFEQWNNLKEYVNDLGIEIIGDIPIYVAEDSADIWANPKAFLLDEETLLPLRVSGCPPDNFAVTGQLWGNPIYNWDYIDKTNYKWWIDRMRQSSKLYDVIRIDHFRGFESYWSIPYGDPTAENGEWVKGPGIKLFNAIKKELGDIKIIAEDLGFLTDEVVKFREKSGFPGMRVLQFAFSGDATNRDLPHNYEENCIAYTGTHDNNTFRGWLEKTGTEEEIEASIKYLGLNKEEGYNWGFIRGVWGSKAYLSIALIQDFLNLGNESRINIPSTLGKNWRWRIKKDVFTDELAEKIYEITKMYGRCEE